The proteins below come from a single Deltaproteobacteria bacterium genomic window:
- a CDS encoding peptidyl-prolyl cis-trans isomerase — MVVLTTTLGEIEIELDEAKAPITVKNFLAYVDEGFYDGTIFHRVIRDFMIQGGGFTPQMSQKKTKANIQNEAANGLKNVKGSLAMARTSAPHSASSQFFINHKDNAFLDYPGQDGWGYAVFGRVTKGIEVVDKIAAVQTGVKAGMSDVPTQTVAIVSARRKK, encoded by the coding sequence GTGGTCGTACTGACGACGACGCTCGGCGAGATCGAGATCGAGCTCGACGAGGCGAAAGCCCCCATCACCGTAAAGAACTTCCTCGCCTACGTGGACGAGGGCTTCTACGACGGGACGATTTTCCACCGCGTGATCCGCGACTTCATGATCCAAGGCGGCGGCTTCACGCCGCAGATGTCGCAGAAGAAGACGAAGGCGAACATCCAGAACGAGGCGGCGAACGGCCTCAAGAACGTGAAGGGCTCGCTCGCGATGGCCCGCACCAGCGCGCCGCACAGCGCGTCGTCGCAGTTCTTCATCAACCACAAAGACAACGCGTTCCTCGATTACCCGGGCCAAGACGGCTGGGGCTACGCGGTGTTCGGCCGCGTGACGAAGGGCATCGAGGTGGTCGACAAGATCGCCGCCGTGCAGACCGGCGTGAAGGCGGGCATGAGCGACGTGCCCACGCAGACGGTCGCGATCGTGAGCGCGCGCAGGAAGAAGTGA
- the groL gene encoding chaperonin GroEL (60 kDa chaperone family; promotes refolding of misfolded polypeptides especially under stressful conditions; forms two stacked rings of heptamers to form a barrel-shaped 14mer; ends can be capped by GroES; misfolded proteins enter the barrel where they are refolded when GroES binds), whose amino-acid sequence MAGKEIRYEQAARDKILAGVNGLANAVRVTLGPKGRNVVIEKSWGSPTVTKDGVTVAKEISFEDKFENMGAQMVKEVASKTSDIAGDGTTTATVLAQAIFREGSKLVAAGVNPMDLKRGIDKAVETIAEELKKLSKPTRDSGEIEKVGTVSANGDEAIGKMLAEAMEKVGKEGVITVEEAKSMDSTLDVVEGMQFDRGYISPYFVTNPDSMEASLEDALLLLSEKKISAMKDLLPVLEQVARGGKPLVIVAEEVEGEALATLVVNKIRGTLNVCAVKAPGFGDRRKAMLQDMAILTGGQVISEELGLKLENVTMKDLGRAKKVVVDKDNTTIVDGAGAKKAIEGRIAEIRSQIDKTTSDYDREKLQERLAKLAGGVAVVKVGAATETEMKEKKARVEDALHATRAAVEEGIVPGGGVALLRAQAALEGLEKDLAEDQKAGVSIIRRAVEEPLRRIAENAGVEGSIVVDRVKNGKGNFGFNARTETYEDLVKAGVIDPTKVVRSALQNAASVSGLLLTTEAMIAEKPEKKAPAGGGGGMPGGMPGMGDMDM is encoded by the coding sequence ATGGCAGGCAAGGAAATTCGCTACGAGCAGGCCGCGCGCGACAAGATTCTCGCGGGCGTGAACGGGCTCGCGAACGCAGTGCGCGTGACGCTCGGCCCGAAGGGCCGCAACGTCGTGATCGAGAAGAGCTGGGGCTCGCCGACGGTCACGAAGGACGGCGTCACGGTCGCGAAGGAAATCTCCTTCGAGGACAAGTTCGAGAACATGGGCGCGCAGATGGTGAAGGAGGTCGCCTCGAAGACCTCCGACATCGCGGGCGACGGCACCACCACCGCCACCGTGCTCGCGCAGGCGATCTTCCGCGAGGGCAGCAAGCTCGTCGCGGCGGGCGTCAACCCGATGGACCTGAAGCGCGGGATCGACAAGGCCGTCGAGACCATCGCCGAGGAGCTGAAGAAGCTCAGCAAGCCCACGCGCGACAGCGGGGAGATCGAGAAGGTCGGCACCGTCTCCGCGAACGGCGACGAGGCGATCGGCAAGATGCTCGCCGAGGCGATGGAGAAGGTCGGCAAGGAAGGCGTGATCACCGTCGAAGAGGCGAAGTCGATGGACTCGACCCTCGACGTGGTCGAGGGCATGCAGTTCGACCGCGGCTACATCTCGCCGTACTTCGTGACGAACCCCGACTCGATGGAGGCTTCGCTCGAAGACGCGCTCCTTCTCCTCAGCGAGAAGAAGATCAGCGCGATGAAGGACCTGCTCCCGGTGCTCGAGCAGGTCGCGCGCGGCGGCAAGCCGCTCGTGATCGTTGCGGAAGAGGTCGAGGGCGAAGCGCTCGCGACGCTCGTCGTGAACAAGATCCGCGGCACGCTGAACGTGTGCGCGGTGAAGGCGCCCGGCTTCGGCGATCGCCGCAAGGCCATGCTGCAGGACATGGCGATCCTCACCGGCGGCCAGGTAATCAGCGAAGAGCTCGGGCTCAAGCTCGAGAACGTCACGATGAAGGACCTCGGCCGCGCCAAGAAGGTGGTGGTCGACAAGGACAACACCACGATCGTCGACGGCGCGGGCGCGAAGAAGGCGATCGAGGGCCGCATCGCCGAGATCCGCAGCCAGATCGACAAGACCACGAGCGACTACGACCGCGAGAAGCTGCAAGAGCGGCTCGCGAAGCTCGCGGGTGGCGTAGCGGTGGTGAAGGTCGGCGCCGCGACCGAGACCGAGATGAAGGAGAAGAAGGCGCGCGTCGAGGACGCACTCCACGCGACCCGCGCTGCGGTGGAAGAAGGCATCGTGCCCGGCGGCGGCGTCGCGCTGCTGCGCGCGCAGGCTGCGCTCGAGGGACTCGAGAAGGATCTCGCCGAGGATCAGAAGGCGGGCGTCTCGATCATCCGCCGCGCCGTCGAAGAGCCGCTGCGCCGCATCGCGGAGAACGCGGGCGTCGAGGGCTCGATCGTGGTCGACCGCGTGAAGAACGGGAAGGGCAACTTCGGCTTCAACGCGCGCACCGAGACCTACGAAGATCTCGTGAAGGCCGGCGTGATCGACCCGACCAAGGTCGTGCGCTCCGCGCTGCAGAACGCCGCGAGCGTCAGCGGCCTCTTGCTGACGACCGAGGCGATGATCGCCGAGAAGCCCGAGAAGAAGGCCCCGGCGGGCGGCGGTGGCGGCATGCCGGGCGGCATGCCGGGCATGGGCGACATGGACATGTAA
- the groES gene encoding co-chaperone GroES: MKVRPLHDRILIKRVDEEQKTSGGIIIPDTAKEKPQEGRVIAVGNGKVTDEGKLIPLEVAVGDRILFGKYSGSEITLDGEEHLIIREEDVLAVLGK; encoded by the coding sequence ATGAAGGTTCGTCCCCTCCACGACCGCATTCTGATCAAGCGGGTCGACGAGGAACAGAAGACGTCGGGCGGAATCATCATCCCCGACACCGCCAAGGAGAAGCCCCAAGAGGGGCGCGTGATCGCCGTCGGGAACGGCAAGGTCACGGACGAGGGCAAGCTGATCCCGCTCGAGGTCGCCGTCGGCGATCGCATCCTGTTCGGCAAGTACTCGGGCAGCGAGATCACCCTCGACGGCGAAGAGCACCTGATCATCCGCGAGGAAGACGTCCTCGCGGTGCTCGGCAAGTAA
- a CDS encoding pyridoxal phosphate-dependent aminotransferase codes for MPKPSVQRAAAAVAAMPGAVYTPFDLTKTARPVIALHVGDTWMEPFAGARMEDLSERDHPGMHRYVETRGIPALLDAIALKVRERNRLSCERSNVLVTAGATSGLSCAISALADPGEEVLILAPFWPLIRGITRSLRAVPVEVPFFDRVHSIADAIAALEAKLTPRTVALYFATPSNPTGRVLPGEWLEAIAAWARRRDLWLLSDEVYEDYVYQGEHVSTARFAPERTITAFSFSKAYGMAGNRAGYLVGPAESIAEAHKVSVHSAYHAPTAAQLAGLRALEGGAAWVANARAQYERAGAAVAAELGVPAPAGGCFLFANAAHRLDARGLHGFLEDAFGAGVVVAPGSSAGEAYGTWIRLCFTVVPPDQAIEAARRLAKLLRG; via the coding sequence ATGCCGAAGCCGTCCGTTCAGCGGGCCGCCGCCGCGGTCGCCGCCATGCCCGGCGCGGTCTACACGCCCTTCGATCTCACGAAGACGGCGCGGCCCGTGATCGCGCTGCACGTCGGCGACACCTGGATGGAGCCGTTCGCCGGCGCGCGCATGGAGGATCTCTCCGAGCGCGACCACCCAGGCATGCACCGCTATGTCGAGACGCGCGGCATCCCGGCGCTGCTCGATGCGATCGCCCTGAAAGTACGCGAACGCAATCGCCTTTCGTGCGAGCGCTCGAACGTGCTGGTGACAGCGGGCGCGACCTCGGGCCTCTCCTGCGCCATCTCCGCGCTCGCGGATCCGGGCGAGGAGGTGCTGATCCTCGCTCCGTTCTGGCCGCTGATTCGCGGCATCACGCGCTCGCTCAGGGCGGTCCCGGTGGAGGTGCCGTTCTTCGATCGCGTGCACTCGATCGCGGACGCCATCGCCGCGCTCGAAGCGAAGCTCACCCCGCGCACGGTGGCCCTCTACTTCGCGACGCCCTCGAACCCGACCGGCCGCGTGCTCCCGGGCGAATGGCTCGAGGCGATCGCGGCCTGGGCGCGCCGGCGCGACTTGTGGCTGCTCTCGGACGAGGTCTACGAGGACTACGTCTACCAGGGGGAGCACGTCTCGACTGCGCGCTTCGCACCGGAGCGGACGATCACCGCGTTCTCGTTCTCGAAGGCGTACGGGATGGCGGGAAACCGCGCCGGCTATCTGGTCGGCCCGGCCGAGTCGATCGCCGAGGCGCACAAGGTCTCGGTGCACAGCGCCTACCACGCCCCGACCGCGGCGCAGCTCGCCGGCCTGCGCGCGCTCGAGGGCGGCGCCGCCTGGGTCGCGAACGCGCGTGCCCAGTACGAACGCGCGGGCGCGGCCGTTGCCGCGGAGCTCGGGGTGCCTGCGCCGGCGGGCGGCTGCTTCCTCTTCGCCAACGCCGCGCATCGCCTGGACGCGCGAGGACTGCACGGCTTCCTCGAAGACGCGTTCGGCGCGGGCGTCGTCGTGGCGCCAGGCAGCAGCGCGGGCGAGGCCTACGGCACGTGGATTCGCCTGTGCTTCACGGTGGTGCCGCCCGACCAAGCCATCGAGGCGGCCCGGCGGCTCGCGAAGCTGCTCCGGGGCTGA
- a CDS encoding NUDIX domain-containing protein, with the protein MEITRVRSTARALLVTPEREILLVRYFAHAIGRAYWITPGGGIEAGESEREAAVREVAEETGLASATIGPAVWTRSVPIPWAEPPFVQRETYFWTPTPRFEPSAAAIPTEAERREIEAYRWWRLEEIEASSERFAPRKIGALLRTLFEQGLPSSPVVAE; encoded by the coding sequence ATGGAGATCACCCGAGTTCGCAGCACCGCGCGCGCGCTGCTGGTGACGCCCGAGCGCGAGATCCTGCTCGTGCGTTACTTCGCGCACGCGATCGGGCGCGCGTACTGGATCACCCCCGGCGGCGGGATCGAGGCGGGCGAGAGCGAGCGCGAGGCAGCGGTGCGTGAGGTGGCGGAGGAGACCGGGCTCGCGAGCGCGACGATCGGGCCCGCGGTGTGGACGCGCTCGGTGCCCATCCCGTGGGCGGAGCCGCCCTTCGTGCAGCGCGAGACCTACTTCTGGACGCCGACGCCGCGCTTCGAGCCGAGCGCCGCCGCGATTCCCACCGAGGCGGAACGGCGCGAGATCGAGGCGTACCGCTGGTGGCGGCTCGAAGAGATCGAGGCGTCGAGCGAGCGTTTCGCGCCGCGGAAGATCGGCGCGCTGCTCCGGACGCTGTTCGAGCAGGGCCTGCCATCGTCGCCCGTGGTCGCGGAGTAG
- a CDS encoding enoyl-CoA hydratase/isomerase family protein — protein sequence MAFTTLDIKRDGPVTWCTLNRPDSLNALSRQLVEDLHGFYDELARDTETRVVVLRGAGRAFCAGLDLKESGQPGERGDIGAQLRGQHRIAELSIKMRRLAQVFIALVHGPACGGGFMLALASDIRIAGESTRMNAAFIKLGLSGCDVGVSYLLPRLTNASVASELILTGRFIQADRARELGLVSQVVPDDQLESTGRLLIEDLLLTSPLGLRLSKEALNASLDMNSIESVVSMEDRNQILCAQSSDFREGIRAFLEKRKPVWGKKA from the coding sequence ATGGCCTTCACGACGCTCGACATCAAGCGCGACGGTCCCGTCACCTGGTGCACGCTGAACCGTCCCGACTCGCTGAACGCGCTCTCGCGCCAGCTCGTCGAGGACCTGCACGGCTTCTACGACGAGCTCGCGCGCGACACCGAGACGCGCGTCGTCGTGCTGCGCGGCGCTGGGCGCGCGTTCTGCGCCGGGCTCGACCTGAAGGAGAGCGGCCAGCCGGGCGAGCGCGGCGACATCGGCGCGCAGCTGCGCGGCCAGCACCGCATCGCGGAGCTCTCGATCAAGATGCGCCGGCTCGCGCAGGTGTTCATCGCGCTGGTGCACGGCCCCGCCTGCGGCGGCGGCTTCATGCTCGCGCTCGCCTCGGACATCCGAATCGCCGGCGAGTCGACGCGCATGAACGCAGCCTTCATCAAGCTCGGTCTCTCGGGCTGCGACGTCGGCGTCTCCTACCTGCTGCCGCGCCTCACCAACGCTTCGGTCGCTTCCGAGCTGATCCTCACCGGCCGCTTCATCCAAGCCGATCGCGCGCGCGAGCTCGGCCTCGTCTCGCAGGTGGTCCCCGACGACCAGCTCGAATCGACGGGGCGGCTCCTGATCGAGGACCTGCTGCTCACCTCTCCGCTCGGCCTGCGCCTCAGCAAGGAGGCCCTCAACGCGAGCCTCGACATGAACAGCATCGAGTCCGTCGTCTCGATGGAGGACCGCAACCAGATCCTGTGCGCCCAGAGCAGCGACTTCCGCGAGGGCATCCGCGCATTCCTCGAGAAGCGCAAGCCGGTGTGGGGCAAGAAGGCGTAA
- a CDS encoding DUF4124 domain-containing protein codes for MRSFAIAVVMTGLVAGAGYLLAPAPRAASVPAADFDARVPDADAPLPDPSLLAAADEAPSRSDAAKPSAAARTYYQWTDERGVVRFAQSLDAVPAQWRERAGKIEVDAGAYLPQPTRAPARGRSAPPAAISGAERGSRFADVTVYTAPWCGWCRKTLAWLDERDIDYTNKDIDADADYAAELQEKTGGRSIPLVEIDGTMIRGYNPHEMAALLE; via the coding sequence ATGCGTTCGTTCGCGATCGCGGTGGTGATGACGGGACTCGTGGCAGGTGCGGGCTATCTGCTCGCGCCGGCGCCGCGCGCAGCCTCGGTGCCCGCCGCCGATTTCGACGCGCGCGTTCCCGACGCCGACGCGCCGCTGCCGGATCCGAGCCTGCTCGCCGCGGCGGACGAGGCTCCGTCGCGAAGTGACGCCGCGAAGCCGAGCGCTGCGGCGCGCACCTACTACCAATGGACCGACGAGCGCGGCGTCGTGCGCTTCGCGCAGTCGCTCGACGCCGTGCCCGCTCAGTGGCGCGAGCGCGCGGGCAAGATCGAGGTCGACGCGGGCGCATACCTCCCGCAGCCCACGCGCGCTCCGGCACGCGGGCGCAGCGCGCCGCCTGCCGCGATCTCGGGCGCGGAGAGGGGCTCGCGCTTCGCGGACGTCACGGTCTACACCGCGCCCTGGTGCGGCTGGTGCCGCAAGACGCTCGCGTGGCTCGACGAGCGCGACATCGACTACACGAACAAGGACATCGACGCGGACGCGGACTACGCCGCGGAGCTGCAGGAGAAGACCGGCGGTCGCTCGATCCCGCTCGTCGAGATCGATGGCACGATGATTCGCGGATACAACCCGCACGAGATGGCCGCGCTGCTCGAGTAG
- the murA gene encoding UDP-N-acetylglucosamine 1-carboxyvinyltransferase, whose translation MGAGDRFVVEGGRSVGGVITPAGNKNEALPVLAAALLAPGTSRIGNLPRIRDVSTQLEILGELGVRAVRDPETYETVLDTSDLGARDASTELARTIRGSFLLAPGLLHRTRRAVLPRPGGDRIGRRRVDTHLTALRMLGAEIETRERHYHLSLAGRFRGADIFLDEASVMATENAVMAASVAEGATRIANAACEPHVRGLCNYLVAMGAQIRGIGTNVLEIEGVPELRPARHRVGPDHIELGSFVAIAAMTGGELTVNGVVADDLRMIRMVFRRLGVETRLGNGALFVPAKQELVVQDDLDGAIPKVDDAPWPGFPSDLTSIALVLATQSRGTVLIHEKMFENRLFFVDRLIAMGARIVLCDPHRALVTGPARLYGETITSPDIRAGMALIAAAICAEGRSVIMNAHQVDRGYERVDERLQRLGASISRS comes from the coding sequence ATCGGGGCCGGGGACCGCTTCGTCGTCGAAGGCGGCCGCAGCGTCGGCGGCGTGATCACACCCGCGGGCAACAAGAACGAAGCGCTGCCCGTGCTCGCGGCGGCGCTGCTCGCCCCGGGCACGTCGCGCATCGGCAACCTCCCGCGCATCCGCGACGTCTCGACGCAGCTGGAGATTCTCGGCGAGCTCGGCGTGCGCGCCGTGCGCGATCCCGAAACGTACGAGACCGTGCTTGACACGAGCGACCTCGGCGCGCGCGACGCGAGCACCGAGCTCGCGCGCACGATCCGCGGCTCCTTCCTGCTCGCGCCGGGCCTCCTGCACCGCACGCGCCGCGCCGTGCTGCCGCGCCCCGGTGGCGACCGCATCGGCCGCCGCCGCGTCGACACGCACCTGACGGCGCTGCGCATGCTCGGCGCCGAGATCGAGACGCGCGAGCGCCACTACCACCTCTCGCTCGCAGGCCGCTTCCGCGGCGCGGACATCTTCCTCGACGAAGCCAGCGTGATGGCGACCGAGAACGCCGTGATGGCCGCGAGCGTCGCCGAAGGCGCGACGCGCATCGCGAACGCCGCCTGCGAGCCTCACGTGCGCGGGCTCTGCAACTACCTCGTCGCGATGGGCGCGCAGATCCGCGGCATCGGTACCAACGTGCTCGAGATCGAGGGCGTGCCGGAGCTGCGGCCCGCGCGCCACCGCGTCGGCCCCGACCACATCGAGCTCGGCTCGTTCGTCGCGATCGCCGCGATGACCGGCGGCGAGCTCACCGTGAACGGCGTCGTCGCGGACGACCTGCGCATGATCCGCATGGTGTTCCGCCGCCTCGGCGTCGAGACGCGCCTCGGGAACGGCGCGCTGTTCGTGCCCGCGAAGCAAGAGCTCGTCGTCCAGGACGACCTCGACGGCGCGATCCCGAAGGTCGACGACGCGCCGTGGCCGGGCTTTCCGAGCGATCTCACCTCGATCGCGCTCGTACTCGCGACGCAGTCGCGCGGCACGGTGCTGATCCACGAGAAGATGTTCGAGAACCGCCTCTTCTTCGTGGACCGCCTGATCGCGATGGGCGCGCGCATCGTGCTGTGCGACCCGCACCGCGCACTCGTGACGGGCCCCGCGCGCCTGTACGGCGAGACGATCACGTCGCCCGACATCCGCGCCGGCATGGCGCTGATCGCCGCCGCAATCTGCGCCGAAGGCCGCAGCGTGATCATGAACGCGCATCAGGTGGATCGGGGGTATGAGAGGGTCGACGAGCGCTTGCAGCGGCTTGGCGCGTCGATTTCGAGGAGTTAG
- a CDS encoding tyrosine-protein phosphatase, whose product MAKQFLDATRSEWHLERDGDALVLHLARPVAAPLTVRAGERTVAVIREGAHAVLGPFDARFRHVLALEDEAGRRIEISERKLPLAGPRNFRDLGGYPTRDGRRVRWGQVFRADSLADLTDADIAYLERLGLSRVIDLRGDEEVREYPNRLAGRAGFTYLRRPTGDEGLTPREWARRFEAGEFGEIDASWLVRGYLRTLDERPHKVGAVLKELAAAPAPAVFHCTAGKDRTGVISALLLLLLGVPRDVVVGDYSLTALYTGNRIPAADQWFAERGIDPERAAHVLSSRREAMEEALDHLEANHGGAAAFARERANLSEREISTLRDWLLE is encoded by the coding sequence ATGGCGAAGCAATTCCTCGATGCGACGCGCAGCGAGTGGCACCTCGAACGCGACGGCGATGCGCTCGTGCTGCACCTCGCGCGGCCTGTCGCTGCGCCGCTCACGGTGCGCGCCGGCGAGCGCACGGTCGCGGTGATTCGCGAAGGTGCGCACGCCGTGCTCGGTCCGTTCGACGCGCGCTTCCGCCACGTGCTCGCGCTCGAAGACGAGGCGGGGCGCCGCATCGAGATTTCCGAGCGCAAGCTGCCGCTCGCGGGCCCGCGCAACTTCCGCGACCTCGGCGGCTACCCCACGCGCGATGGCCGCCGTGTGCGATGGGGTCAAGTCTTCCGCGCGGACTCGCTCGCGGACCTCACCGACGCCGATATCGCGTACCTCGAGCGCCTCGGCCTCTCCCGCGTGATCGATCTGCGCGGCGACGAAGAAGTGCGCGAGTACCCGAATCGCCTCGCCGGCCGCGCCGGCTTCACGTACCTGCGCCGGCCCACGGGGGACGAGGGCCTCACGCCGCGCGAGTGGGCGCGCCGCTTCGAGGCCGGCGAGTTCGGCGAGATCGACGCGAGCTGGCTCGTGCGCGGCTACCTGCGCACGCTCGACGAACGCCCGCACAAAGTCGGCGCGGTGTTGAAGGAGCTCGCGGCCGCGCCGGCGCCGGCCGTCTTCCACTGCACCGCGGGCAAGGACCGCACGGGCGTGATCTCCGCGCTGCTGCTGCTCTTGTTAGGCGTTCCGCGCGACGTGGTGGTCGGCGACTACTCCCTCACCGCCCTCTACACCGGCAACCGCATCCCCGCCGCGGACCAATGGTTCGCCGAACGCGGCATCGATCCCGAACGCGCCGCGCACGTTCTCTCCTCGCGCCGCGAAGCGATGGAGGAAGCGCTCGATCACCTCGAAGCCAACCACGGCGGAGCCGCAGCCTTCGCCCGCGAGAGAGCAAACCTGTCGGAACGAGAAATCAGCACCCTGCGCGATTGGCTGCTCGAGTAG
- a CDS encoding FAD-dependent oxidoreductase produces MRNIVIVGASLGGLRAAQALRRLGYDGRLVALGDERHLPYDRPPLSKELLAGKWDAPRTHLLRPEDDALGVEWKLGHAASALDLAAREVVLASGERVAYDALVIATGSGARRIPNTPALAGIHVLRTLDHALALRAELERAPRVAVIGAGFIGMEVAATCRARGLEVSVIEALPAPLERGLGRELGAYVGEVHRANGVDLRCGIGVARFLGSERVAGLELADGSRVAADVVLVGIGSVPNTSWLASSGLELADGVVCDAACRTTRAKNVVAVGDVARWPNALFGGESMRIEHWTNATEQADHAAAALLAGDAEVAPFAPVPFVWSDQFDCKIQIAGRIAPGDEARLVDGSLSERKFVMAFGSKGRLTGVIGISRPRVVLKLRGQIRELRAFADASAAG; encoded by the coding sequence CTGCGCAACATCGTGATCGTCGGCGCTTCGCTCGGCGGCCTGCGCGCGGCGCAGGCGCTGCGGCGGCTCGGCTACGACGGGCGGCTCGTCGCGCTCGGCGACGAGCGGCACCTGCCCTACGACCGCCCGCCGCTGTCGAAGGAGCTGCTCGCGGGGAAGTGGGACGCGCCGCGCACGCACTTGTTACGGCCGGAGGACGACGCGCTCGGGGTGGAGTGGAAGCTCGGCCACGCGGCGAGCGCACTCGATCTCGCCGCGCGCGAGGTCGTGCTCGCCTCGGGCGAGCGCGTCGCGTACGACGCGCTCGTGATCGCGACGGGCTCCGGGGCGCGGCGCATCCCGAACACGCCCGCGCTCGCGGGCATTCACGTGCTGCGCACGCTCGACCACGCGCTCGCGCTGCGCGCCGAGCTGGAGCGCGCGCCGCGCGTCGCGGTGATCGGCGCGGGCTTCATCGGCATGGAAGTCGCCGCGACCTGCCGCGCGCGCGGGCTCGAGGTGTCGGTGATCGAAGCGCTGCCCGCACCGCTCGAGCGCGGGCTCGGCCGCGAGCTCGGCGCGTACGTGGGCGAGGTGCACCGCGCGAACGGCGTCGACCTGCGCTGCGGCATCGGCGTCGCGCGTTTCCTCGGCAGCGAGCGCGTCGCGGGCCTCGAGCTCGCGGACGGCTCGCGCGTGGCGGCGGACGTCGTGCTCGTCGGCATCGGCTCGGTCCCCAACACCTCGTGGCTCGCGAGCTCGGGCCTCGAGCTCGCGGATGGCGTTGTGTGCGACGCCGCGTGTCGCACGACGCGCGCGAAGAACGTCGTCGCGGTGGGCGACGTCGCGCGCTGGCCCAACGCGCTGTTCGGCGGCGAGAGCATGCGCATTGAGCACTGGACCAACGCGACCGAGCAGGCCGACCACGCCGCCGCCGCGCTGCTCGCGGGCGACGCGGAAGTCGCGCCGTTCGCGCCAGTGCCGTTCGTGTGGTCCGACCAGTTCGACTGCAAGATCCAGATCGCGGGCCGCATCGCGCCTGGCGACGAAGCGAGGCTCGTCGACGGCTCGCTCAGCGAGCGCAAGTTCGTGATGGCTTTCGGAAGCAAAGGCCGCCTCACCGGCGTGATCGGCATCAGCCGCCCGCGCGTGGTGCTGAAGCTGCGCGGCCAGATTCGCGAGCTCCGCGCGTTCGCGGATGCCAGCGCGGCGGGCTGA
- a CDS encoding YbjQ family protein produces the protein MILTNTEEVPGKQIREFYGVVSGSTVRAKHFGKDFLAGLKNIVGGELTGYTELLNEARKEAMSRMVEEARGLGANAVVNVRFATSSVAQGAAEIFAYGTAVRVD, from the coding sequence GTGATTCTCACCAACACCGAAGAAGTCCCCGGCAAGCAGATCCGAGAGTTCTACGGCGTCGTGAGCGGCAGCACCGTGCGCGCCAAGCACTTCGGCAAGGACTTTCTCGCGGGCCTGAAGAACATCGTGGGCGGCGAGCTCACGGGTTACACCGAGCTGCTGAACGAGGCGCGCAAGGAAGCCATGTCGCGCATGGTCGAGGAGGCGCGCGGCCTCGGTGCGAACGCCGTCGTGAACGTGCGCTTCGCGACGAGCTCGGTGGCGCAGGGCGCGGCCGAAATCTTCGCGTACGGCACCGCCGTGCGCGTCGACTGA
- a CDS encoding heavy metal-binding domain-containing protein, which produces MELIIMLVLLVVGFTSGKIIEHLHYEDLAKRERRLRRVPALTTSRIPADWRVEDAMLLTGTVVISLDYWKRFAAGFRQFFGGNVRSYETLFERSRREAMLRLKEAAAAKGCDALVGVRLESAELANMGSNGKGTAGVELMAVGTALRTKR; this is translated from the coding sequence ATGGAGCTGATCATCATGCTCGTGCTGCTCGTGGTGGGCTTCACCTCGGGCAAGATCATCGAGCACCTGCACTACGAGGACCTCGCGAAGCGCGAGCGGCGGCTGCGGCGCGTCCCCGCGCTCACGACGAGCCGCATCCCCGCCGACTGGCGGGTCGAAGACGCGATGCTGCTCACGGGCACGGTCGTCATCTCACTCGACTACTGGAAGCGCTTCGCCGCCGGCTTCCGCCAGTTCTTCGGCGGCAACGTGCGCTCCTACGAAACGCTCTTCGAGCGCTCGCGGCGCGAAGCGATGCTGCGCCTCAAGGAAGCCGCCGCGGCGAAGGGCTGCGACGCGCTCGTGGGCGTGCGCCTCGAATCTGCCGAGCTCGCGAACATGGGGAGCAACGGCAAAGGCACCGCGGGCGTCGAGCTGATGGCGGTGGGAACGGCGCTGCGCACGAAGCGCTGA